Proteins found in one Chlamydia sp. 04-14 genomic segment:
- the npt1 gene encoding NTP/NDP exchange transporter Npt1 codes for MTQTAEKPFGKLRSFLWPIHMHELKKVLPMFLMFFCIAFNYTVLRDTKDTLIVTAPGSGAEAIPFIKLWLVVPCAVVFMLIYAKLSNILSKPALFYTVITPFLLFFALFPTLIYPFRHILHPTDFADKLQTILPQGLMGCVAMLRNWTFAAFYVLSELWGSVMLSLMFWGFANEITKISEAKRFYALFGVGANIALLASGRSIIWASKLRASAAGNTDPWGLSLYLLMSMVILSGGVIILCYWWMNKCVLTDPRFYDPKELNKAKKSKPKMSMKESFAYLARSPYMLLLALLVICYGVCINLVEVTWKSQLKMQYPNANEYSQFMGNFSFWTGVVSVIVMLFIGGNVIRKFGWLTGALVTPVMVLLTGVLFFVLVIFRDQASGIVAMLGTTPLMLAVMVGAIQNILSKSTKYALFDATKEMAYIPLDQEQKVKGKAAIDVVAARFGKSGGSLIQQSLLVICGSIGAMTPYLAVALFVIIAVWLVSATKLNKLFLIQSAIKEQELAGEEAAVASEAASSSSTIQGTPAVENASS; via the coding sequence ATGACACAAACAGCGGAAAAACCTTTTGGAAAATTGCGTTCCTTTCTTTGGCCAATACACATGCATGAGCTGAAAAAGGTGCTGCCAATGTTCCTAATGTTCTTCTGTATTGCGTTCAACTACACCGTGTTACGTGATACAAAAGACACTCTTATCGTAACGGCTCCCGGCTCTGGTGCAGAGGCTATACCCTTCATCAAACTGTGGCTTGTCGTTCCCTGCGCTGTTGTCTTTATGCTTATCTATGCCAAGCTAAGCAACATTTTAAGTAAACCGGCCCTCTTCTATACAGTTATCACCCCCTTCCTCTTATTCTTCGCTCTATTCCCAACATTAATTTATCCGTTCCGCCACATTTTACATCCAACGGATTTCGCTGATAAATTACAAACTATCCTCCCTCAAGGATTGATGGGCTGCGTGGCAATGTTAAGAAACTGGACCTTCGCCGCATTTTACGTACTTTCCGAGCTATGGGGAAGTGTTATGCTTTCTTTGATGTTCTGGGGTTTTGCTAATGAAATTACCAAAATCAGCGAAGCTAAGCGTTTTTACGCTTTATTCGGAGTAGGCGCTAATATCGCTTTATTGGCTTCTGGACGCTCTATTATCTGGGCTTCTAAGCTACGTGCTAGTGCTGCAGGGAACACGGATCCTTGGGGACTTTCTCTATACCTCTTAATGAGTATGGTTATTCTTTCCGGTGGTGTTATTATCTTATGCTACTGGTGGATGAATAAATGTGTTCTTACTGATCCTAGGTTCTATGATCCTAAAGAATTAAACAAAGCTAAGAAATCTAAACCAAAGATGAGCATGAAGGAAAGCTTCGCCTATTTAGCAAGATCCCCTTACATGTTATTATTAGCCCTCCTTGTTATTTGTTATGGGGTTTGCATTAATCTCGTAGAAGTTACCTGGAAGAGCCAATTGAAGATGCAATACCCAAATGCTAACGAATATAGCCAATTTATGGGTAATTTCTCATTCTGGACTGGAGTCGTTTCTGTTATCGTAATGCTATTTATCGGCGGTAACGTTATCCGTAAATTTGGTTGGTTAACAGGAGCTCTTGTAACACCAGTTATGGTATTGTTAACAGGCGTGCTTTTCTTTGTTCTAGTTATCTTCAGAGATCAAGCTTCTGGAATCGTAGCTATGTTAGGAACTACACCACTAATGCTTGCTGTTATGGTGGGAGCTATCCAAAACATCCTATCTAAATCGACGAAGTATGCTCTCTTTGATGCAACCAAAGAAATGGCCTACATTCCATTGGATCAAGAACAAAAAGTTAAAGGAAAGGCTGCTATTGACGTAGTTGCTGCTCGCTTCGGAAAATCCGGAGGTTCCTTAATTCAACAAAGTCTTCTAGTAATTTGTGGAAGTATTGGAGCCATGACTCCTTACCTAGCAGTAGCCCTTTTTGTGATTATTGCCGTATGGTTAGTCTCAGCGACAAAACTTAATAAACTGTTCTTAATTCAATCTGCGATCAAAGAACAAGAACTTGCAGGAGAAGAAGCAGCTGTTGCTTCCGAAGCTGCTAGTTCTTCATCAACAATTCAGGGAACACCTGCTGTTGAGAACGCTTCTTCGTAA
- a CDS encoding DUF1389 domain-containing protein, whose amino-acid sequence MKASNLFALQTLPKQEVVCRYIQSKRPTIFQIIVLVISSILCIVSGLIFLSTLPSSMNLIVSLLLGGLGWCILSFVTAQLIIKYSQPKNIQIPLGFRQVIKSKFPKVFFDLVNTQDLDIIKFRELVTSIADFKEYQDSSVKNNLDKLSLQLRSAIETFGVDNLDREIDSQNILNLDDLFVENCPLYWMKRFVELGNAEILNENEIRRSWSCAGAYWFSELGLIHQSSDNDLKPQTIFNLHLYGLVQEIDESEYSCLMSHVKNNTWDHQDVATIVDRLLIICQGDYSRYISEKDKDKTSIEVRVEFTEDKLRNLLLCMCLHGLSWRQLELIRSTPISSWQFLSWIDRSTPQRGMRILAGCFLKDFINESNCNYEPGIALATYSEYRNVTQYRKYRNQKATHALSNICCYFNHRMKFHKKKVEADFRLKNITSFHRYVVDLKTGRRTKISENI is encoded by the coding sequence ATGAAAGCTTCGAATCTTTTTGCTCTCCAAACACTTCCAAAGCAAGAAGTGGTTTGTCGATACATACAATCGAAGAGACCGACAATATTTCAAATAATTGTACTCGTTATTTCGAGTATTTTATGCATTGTTTCGGGTCTGATTTTTTTATCAACTTTACCCTCATCTATGAATCTTATTGTTTCCTTACTGCTTGGCGGCTTAGGTTGGTGTATTCTATCTTTTGTTACTGCGCAGCTTATAATTAAATATTCGCAACCAAAAAACATCCAAATTCCTTTAGGGTTCCGTCAGGTGATTAAATCAAAATTTCCTAAGGTATTTTTTGATCTAGTAAACACTCAGGACTTGGATATTATAAAATTCAGGGAGTTAGTAACTTCCATTGCTGATTTTAAAGAGTATCAAGACTCATCAGTTAAGAATAATTTGGATAAACTTTCTTTACAGCTAAGAAGTGCTATCGAAACTTTTGGTGTTGATAATTTAGATAGAGAAATCGACAGTCAAAATATTCTTAACTTGGATGACTTATTTGTGGAGAATTGTCCTCTATATTGGATGAAACGTTTTGTAGAGTTAGGTAATGCTGAAATTTTAAATGAAAATGAAATAAGACGGAGCTGGAGCTGCGCTGGAGCCTACTGGTTCTCTGAATTAGGTTTGATTCATCAGTCTTCTGATAATGATTTAAAACCACAAACAATTTTTAACCTGCATTTGTACGGCCTAGTCCAGGAAATAGATGAATCAGAATATTCTTGTTTAATGAGCCATGTTAAAAATAATACCTGGGATCATCAAGATGTTGCAACGATAGTTGATAGATTATTGATTATTTGCCAGGGAGATTATAGCAGGTACATCAGTGAGAAAGATAAGGATAAGACATCTATAGAGGTTCGTGTAGAATTTACAGAAGATAAGCTAAGAAACCTTCTTTTATGTATGTGTCTACACGGATTATCTTGGAGACAACTAGAACTCATTCGATCAACACCAATTTCTTCTTGGCAATTTTTATCATGGATAGACAGATCTACCCCTCAACGAGGTATGCGAATACTTGCGGGGTGTTTTCTGAAAGATTTCATTAACGAATCTAATTGTAATTATGAGCCCGGAATTGCTCTAGCAACTTATTCTGAATATAGAAATGTTACTCAATATAGAAAGTATAGAAATCAAAAAGCTACTCATGCTCTTAGCAATATCTGTTGTTATTTTAATCATCGAATGAAGTTCCATAAGAAAAAAGTGGAAGCAGATTTCCGATTAAAGAACATTACAAGTTTTCACAGATATGTTGTCGATTTAAAAACAGGAAGAAGAACAAAAATCTCTGAAAATATTTAG
- the lepA gene encoding translation elongation factor 4, whose product MKEYKLENIRNFSIIAHIDHGKSTIADRLLECTSTVEQREMREQLLDSMDLERERGITIKAHPVTMYYEYNGEVYQLNLIDTPGHVDFSYEVSRSLAACEGALLIVDAAQGVQAQSLANVYLALERDLEIIPILNKIDLPAANPERIRKQIEDYIGLDTTHTIACSAKTGEGIPEILEAIIELIPPPKLPEETELKALIFDSHYDPYVGIMVYVRVISGEIKKGDRITFMATKGSAFEVLGIGAFLPEATLIEGSLRAGQVGYFIANLKKVKDVKIGDTVTTVKHPAKVPLDGFKEINPVVFAGIYPIDSSDFDTLKDALGRLQLNDSALTIEQESSHSLGFGFRCGFLGLLHLEIIFERIIREFDLDIIATAPSVIYKVVLKNGKTLLIDNPTAYPDPSIIEHLEEPWVHVNIITPQEYLSSIMNLCLDKRGVCLKTEMLDQHRLVLSYDLPLNEIVSDFNDKLKSVTKGYGSFDYRLGDYRKGSIIKLEILINDEPVDAFSCLVHRDKAEARGRSICEKLVDVIPQQLFKIPIQAAINKKVIARETIRALSKNVTAKCYGGDITRKRKLWEKQKKGKKRMKEFGKVSIPNTAFIEVLKID is encoded by the coding sequence TTGAAAGAGTATAAATTAGAAAATATTCGAAATTTTTCTATTATTGCGCATATTGATCACGGAAAATCTACTATTGCTGATCGCCTACTCGAATGCACGAGTACTGTTGAGCAAAGGGAGATGCGCGAGCAACTCCTTGATTCTATGGATCTTGAAAGAGAACGTGGAATCACTATTAAAGCTCATCCTGTGACTATGTATTATGAATACAATGGCGAAGTTTACCAACTCAATCTGATAGATACTCCTGGCCACGTAGATTTTTCCTATGAAGTATCACGTTCTTTAGCTGCTTGTGAAGGAGCTCTACTCATTGTTGACGCTGCTCAAGGTGTGCAAGCTCAAAGTCTAGCCAATGTTTATCTAGCATTAGAGCGTGATTTAGAGATCATTCCTATTTTAAATAAGATTGATTTACCTGCTGCTAATCCTGAGAGAATTCGGAAACAAATTGAAGATTATATAGGATTAGATACTACCCATACAATTGCCTGTTCAGCAAAAACTGGGGAAGGAATTCCAGAAATTCTTGAGGCAATAATTGAATTAATTCCTCCTCCAAAACTTCCTGAAGAAACCGAACTAAAAGCTTTAATTTTTGATTCTCATTACGATCCTTATGTAGGGATCATGGTATATGTTCGTGTTATCAGTGGAGAAATTAAAAAGGGTGATCGTATTACCTTTATGGCAACAAAAGGTTCTGCTTTTGAAGTTCTAGGCATTGGAGCTTTCCTTCCTGAAGCCACTTTAATTGAGGGATCATTAAGAGCAGGTCAGGTAGGCTATTTCATTGCCAATCTGAAAAAGGTAAAAGATGTAAAAATCGGTGATACTGTCACTACAGTAAAACATCCAGCGAAAGTGCCTTTGGACGGGTTTAAGGAAATTAACCCTGTGGTTTTTGCTGGGATTTATCCTATCGATTCGTCAGATTTTGATACTCTAAAGGACGCTTTAGGTCGTTTACAGCTTAATGACTCTGCTTTAACTATAGAGCAAGAAAGCAGCCATTCTTTAGGTTTCGGTTTTCGTTGTGGATTTTTAGGCTTGTTACACTTAGAGATTATTTTCGAAAGAATTATTAGAGAATTTGATCTCGATATTATTGCTACAGCCCCCAGCGTAATTTACAAGGTTGTCTTGAAGAATGGGAAAACACTATTAATAGACAACCCTACAGCCTATCCTGATCCTTCAATTATTGAGCATTTAGAAGAACCCTGGGTACATGTAAATATCATCACGCCTCAAGAATACTTAAGTAGTATTATGAATCTCTGTTTAGATAAGCGTGGTGTGTGCCTAAAGACGGAAATGTTAGATCAGCATAGACTAGTTCTTTCTTATGACCTCCCTTTAAATGAAATCGTCTCTGATTTTAATGATAAATTGAAATCTGTAACCAAGGGTTATGGATCTTTTGATTACCGGTTAGGAGATTACCGCAAGGGATCAATCATAAAGCTTGAGATTTTAATCAATGATGAGCCTGTTGATGCTTTTTCATGTCTAGTACATAGGGACAAAGCAGAAGCTCGCGGAAGAAGTATTTGTGAAAAGCTTGTTGATGTAATTCCACAGCAACTCTTTAAAATCCCTATTCAAGCTGCTATTAATAAAAAAGTAATTGCTCGAGAAACAATTCGCGCTCTTTCAAAAAATGTCACTGCAAAGTGTTATGGCGGAGATATCACTAGAAAACGCAAACTCTGGGAAAAACAGAAAAAAGGTAAAAAGCGTATGAAAGAGTTCGGTAAGGTCTCTATTCCTAATACTGCTTTTATTGAAGTTCTTAAAATAGACTAA
- the gnd gene encoding decarboxylating NADP(+)-dependent phosphogluconate dehydrogenase: MAEQADIGLIGLAVMGKNLVLNMIDHGFSVSVYNRSPEKTREFLQEHSQNTNLQGHENLKAFVCSLKRPRKVMLMIKAGTPVDQSIESLLPYLESGDIIIDGGNSYYKDSERRCRDLKEKGILFIGMGISGGEEGARYGPSIMPGGNSDAWPAIAPIFQGISAKVNGNPCCCWVGPGGAGHYVKTVHNGIEYGDIQLICEAYGLLRTRLGISAEAVSAIFSDWNSRELESYLMRISVEVLSLKGPDGSPVIDTILDVAGQKGTGRWTAMDAIDSGVPLSLIIESVLARFLSSWKTVREQAAKELPGIPIVFEKPKDPHLFIEDVFQALYASKIISYAQGFMLLKQASEEHQWNLNFGELALLWRGGCIIQSVFLDAIHKGFENEPEAPSLILQTYFKSTLQNSESGWRRTIAYAIGSGYPVPCLAAALTFYDGYRTKDSSIALAQGLRDYFGAHSYERKDRPRGEFYHTDWIGTKTTTLVK; the protein is encoded by the coding sequence GTGGCAGAGCAAGCAGATATTGGGCTAATTGGTTTAGCTGTTATGGGGAAAAACCTTGTATTAAATATGATAGATCATGGTTTTTCTGTTTCTGTCTACAATCGGAGTCCAGAGAAAACCCGAGAGTTTCTTCAGGAGCATTCTCAAAACACAAACCTTCAGGGGCATGAAAATTTAAAAGCTTTTGTTTGTTCTTTAAAACGTCCTAGAAAAGTGATGCTTATGATTAAAGCAGGAACCCCTGTAGATCAAAGTATTGAATCACTACTACCTTATCTTGAGTCCGGAGATATTATTATCGATGGGGGAAATAGCTACTATAAAGATTCGGAAAGGCGATGTCGGGACCTCAAGGAGAAGGGCATTCTTTTTATAGGCATGGGGATCTCTGGAGGCGAAGAGGGAGCTCGATACGGGCCTTCTATTATGCCTGGAGGGAATAGTGATGCTTGGCCAGCTATAGCGCCTATTTTTCAAGGTATTTCTGCTAAGGTTAATGGTAATCCCTGTTGTTGTTGGGTTGGCCCTGGAGGAGCAGGACATTATGTAAAAACTGTACATAATGGCATTGAATACGGAGATATACAATTAATTTGCGAAGCTTATGGATTGTTAAGAACACGTTTAGGCATATCTGCTGAAGCTGTATCAGCAATTTTTTCTGATTGGAATAGTCGGGAATTAGAAAGTTACCTTATGAGGATTTCTGTAGAGGTGCTTTCTTTAAAAGGCCCTGACGGTTCCCCTGTTATTGATACAATTTTAGATGTTGCGGGACAAAAAGGTACGGGCCGATGGACCGCAATGGATGCTATTGATTCTGGGGTGCCTCTTTCTTTAATTATTGAATCTGTATTAGCACGCTTTCTTTCCTCATGGAAAACTGTTCGAGAACAGGCAGCAAAAGAACTTCCTGGTATTCCTATAGTGTTTGAAAAACCCAAAGATCCTCATCTTTTCATCGAAGATGTATTCCAGGCGTTATATGCTTCAAAAATCATTAGTTATGCGCAAGGATTCATGTTGTTAAAACAAGCATCAGAAGAGCATCAATGGAATCTAAATTTCGGAGAGCTAGCTTTATTGTGGAGAGGGGGATGTATTATCCAAAGCGTATTTTTAGATGCTATTCACAAAGGGTTTGAAAATGAACCCGAAGCACCTTCGCTAATTTTACAAACTTATTTCAAATCTACACTGCAAAACTCTGAATCCGGCTGGCGTAGAACAATCGCTTATGCAATTGGTTCTGGATACCCTGTACCTTGTTTAGCAGCTGCTTTAACCTTCTATGATGGTTATCGAACGAAAGATTCTTCAATAGCTTTAGCTCAAGGATTGCGAGATTATTTTGGAGCTCATTCATATGAACGTAAGGATAGGCCTAGAGGGGAATTCTATCATACAGATTGGATAGGAACGAAAACTACAACGCTTGTAAAATAA
- the tyrS gene encoding tyrosine--tRNA ligase has protein sequence MRDFIRHLKDRGILEDFSSGLDSVTSPISAYLGFDPTAASLHIGHWIGICFLRRMANFGITPVALVGSATGMIGDPSGKSIERTLLESNQVAYNSQKLSECLSHYLPGVQIVNNMDWFKNTTVIDFLRDVGKHFRLGTMLGKDTIKQRIQSEEGISYTEFSYILLQSYDFAYLFEKCGISLQCGGSDQWGNITSGIDYIRRRGLGQAYGLTYPLLTNSQGKKIGKTESGTIWLDPALTSPYELYQYFLRLPDSEIPKIARTLTLLSNEEIFDLDQKFLSDPIAVKKFVTETIVTSIHGKDRLEEAQAVTQSMHPGKVSSVSEKDFQDLISMGQGMSLERIQTIGKRWIDLFVEVGFCNSKGEARRLIEQKGLYVNSDPIIDEQSVFEDSQVCYGQYVLLAQGKKKKLVLRLI, from the coding sequence ATGCGGGATTTCATAAGACATTTGAAGGATCGAGGAATTTTAGAAGATTTTTCCTCCGGATTAGACAGTGTAACCTCTCCCATCTCCGCATATCTTGGATTTGATCCCACAGCAGCCTCTCTTCATATTGGACATTGGATAGGGATATGCTTTCTACGTAGAATGGCAAATTTCGGTATCACTCCTGTGGCTCTAGTAGGCTCTGCCACGGGGATGATAGGAGACCCCTCTGGGAAAAGTATAGAACGTACCCTATTGGAAAGTAATCAGGTAGCGTATAACAGTCAGAAGCTTTCCGAATGTCTCTCTCACTATTTGCCTGGAGTGCAAATAGTGAATAATATGGACTGGTTTAAAAATACTACAGTGATTGATTTTCTTCGAGACGTTGGAAAGCATTTTAGATTAGGAACAATGCTGGGCAAGGATACAATTAAACAACGTATCCAATCTGAAGAGGGTATTAGTTATACTGAATTTAGTTACATACTCTTGCAATCGTATGATTTCGCCTACTTATTTGAAAAGTGTGGGATATCTTTGCAGTGCGGAGGAAGCGATCAATGGGGAAATATTACCTCTGGAATTGATTATATTCGTCGTAGGGGATTGGGACAGGCCTATGGTTTGACTTACCCATTATTAACAAATAGTCAAGGCAAGAAGATTGGAAAGACTGAGTCGGGAACTATTTGGTTAGATCCTGCTCTAACATCTCCCTATGAGCTATACCAGTACTTTCTAAGATTACCAGATTCAGAGATTCCTAAAATAGCACGTACGCTAACTTTACTGAGCAACGAGGAAATCTTTGATTTGGATCAAAAGTTTCTTTCAGATCCCATAGCTGTGAAAAAGTTTGTTACCGAAACTATAGTAACTTCTATACATGGTAAAGATAGGCTCGAGGAGGCTCAAGCAGTTACTCAAAGTATGCACCCAGGGAAGGTATCTTCGGTTTCTGAGAAAGATTTCCAAGATCTTATTTCTATGGGACAGGGGATGTCTTTAGAGAGAATACAAACTATCGGCAAACGATGGATAGATCTCTTTGTTGAAGTAGGTTTTTGTAACTCTAAAGGAGAAGCTAGAAGATTGATCGAACAAAAAGGTCTCTATGTAAATAGTGACCCTATAATTGATGAGCAAAGTGTATTTGAAGACTCTCAAGTGTGTTACGGTCAATATGTTTTACTGGCACAGGGAAAGAAGAAAAAATTAGTTTTGCGTCTAATTTAA
- a CDS encoding FliA/WhiG family RNA polymerase sigma factor: MKTQNTQNISEIWELYWETQAIEYRDTLIDFYLHLVKCVVHRLISGMPSHVKTEDLYASGVEGLVRAVERFDPEKSRRFEGYALFLIKAAIIDDLRKQDWVPRSVHQKANKLSDAMDTLRQSLGREPTDGDLCEYFQISQQELSGWFVSARPALIISLNEERPSLSDGESGVALEERIPDERAETGYDIVDKKEFSSFLANAIEGLEEKERKVMALYYYEELVLKEIGKILGVSESRVSQIHSKALIKLRAALSAFL; this comes from the coding sequence GTGAAAACACAAAATACGCAAAACATTTCTGAGATTTGGGAATTATACTGGGAGACTCAAGCGATTGAGTATCGAGATACTCTGATCGATTTTTACCTACATTTAGTCAAATGTGTAGTACATCGTTTGATTTCAGGTATGCCTTCCCATGTAAAAACCGAAGACCTGTATGCTTCCGGAGTTGAAGGATTAGTACGTGCTGTAGAGCGTTTTGATCCAGAGAAAAGTCGTCGCTTTGAGGGGTACGCCCTATTTTTAATAAAAGCTGCGATTATAGACGACTTAAGGAAACAGGATTGGGTTCCGAGAAGCGTTCATCAAAAAGCGAATAAGCTTTCTGATGCGATGGATACTCTAAGGCAATCTCTGGGAAGAGAGCCCACTGACGGAGATCTTTGTGAGTATTTCCAGATTTCTCAACAAGAGCTCTCCGGGTGGTTTGTTTCAGCGCGTCCGGCACTCATTATCTCTTTAAATGAGGAAAGACCTTCGCTATCCGATGGGGAATCCGGCGTGGCTTTAGAAGAGCGTATTCCTGATGAACGGGCAGAAACAGGATACGATATCGTCGATAAAAAAGAATTTTCCTCGTTTTTAGCAAACGCTATAGAGGGCTTAGAGGAAAAGGAACGCAAGGTCATGGCCCTATATTATTACGAGGAGTTAGTTCTTAAGGAGATTGGGAAAATCCTAGGGGTTAGTGAATCTCGTGTTTCCCAAATTCATTCCAAAGCCCTTATCAAACTTCGAGCAGCTTTATCAGCCTTCCTTTAA